The following DNA comes from Tunturibacter psychrotolerans.
GGATTTGCAGGACCGGTGCGATTCTCCAGCCGTCGACGAGGTATTTCTCCCAGCCATTGATGTGAACCTGCGGCTGATAGATACCGGCGAAGACGAAGCGGTGACGAACATCCAACGAGCTGTTGCCGTACTCCCTGCGGAGGTCGGTGGGATCGAAGACGTTGAAGGTGGGAACACCCGTTCCTATGTAGGGATTGAAGTCCTGTGCATGGGCCCAGGTGAAGTTGGACAGAATCGATAAGCCGTGGCTGTAGCGACGGTTCAACTGGACCGCCAATGCGTTGTACTTGGAGTTGACGTTACTGGCGATCTCGAGGATATCGCCAAAGTTCGGGTTGGGACGGTTCGCACCGGTGAAGAGTGTGGTGGTATAGACGAAGCCGTTCGGGAGCGGCGGATTCTTCCCGCCGTGCGGCAAGGTGACGTAGGCGCCGGGGGCCGTTGTCTGCGTGGTGGAATTGTTGACCGTGTAGGATATGGTCTCGTTTCCAGTCAGGTTGACGTTGGTGTCGTTGGAGCTGTCGAGCTCGCGGCCAAAGGAACCCATGTAGGTAAGAGCGAAGGTAACGTTGTGGCCGAGGTCCTGCTCGATGGCCATATCGGCCTCGTGCACCTGCGGATTCTGAAGATGTGGCGAGAGGTAGGCAACCGTAGAGGCTCCTACACAACTGGCGAGCTGTGATGCGCTGGTAAAGATTGTAGGAAATGCAGGACCGCAGTGACCAGGGGCGGTATAGAGGCCGCTGTAGTTGATTTGTGCATTGGGTCCGCCGGACTCGAGGTAGGTCTGGAGGATGTTTGCGTTCGGCACGAGACCGTAGTACATGCCATATCCGCCGCGAAGGATGGTTTTTCCTGTGCCATAGACGTTGTAAGAGAAGCCGACGCGAGGACCGACGTTGTTTCGATCGTCGGGATGTCCGAAGGTCTGAGGAAGATTGGGGTTGGGAGTGGGGCTGGGGGGAATGTACTGATACTCATACCGCACGCCGAGGGTAAGAGTGAGCTGTGGAGTGATGCGCCAGTCGTCGGTAAGGAAGCCAGCATATTCATCGGTCGCAATGAGCGAGGCGGTGTTGCCGAATCCCTGGGCAAAGCCGAAGTAGCTGCCGCCACCATTACTGGCTGCATAGTTGGCGCCGCCGAGGCCGAGCACAGAGTGGAGATAGTCCCCGATAAACTCCCACGAATAGTCTTCCTCGTAGGTACCGTTTTCGTTGAAGAGATTGCTGATGTAGTCGGAGACGTGGTTGTAATCGAGGCCGAACTTGGTCAGATGCTTGCCGTGACTCCAGGAGACGGACTCCATGCCCTGCAGGCGACGCTCGTCGGGGAGTGCGTGGCGCTCGAGGTCATCGGGCTTGCCGATGTTGAAACCTTCCGAATCGTACTCGAATCCGATTTCCACATTGGGCGGGCGTTGGAACTGATTGTTGGTAAGCGGAAGCTCGTTGGGTAGCGGGGTCTGCGAGGTCTCGGTCTCGAGGTCGCGGCCATACTGGAAGACGAAGTTGTTGACGAGATGGTCATTGAGGATGGTGGTCAGCCGTGCGATTCCCACGTCCTCTTTGACGAAGTCGTTGCCGAAGGAGGCGCGGCCGTCAAAGTTGGAGGCCTGGGTCTCCATGCCTGCGGGCGAATCCCAACGGAAACGGCTGTACTCGACAGCGAGGTGATTGCGTTCGGTGATCTGCCAATCGAGCTTTGGGAAGTTGATGACCTGATCTCCGGTACGCGGCACTGTGCCGAGGAAGGTGTTCATGATGCCGAGCCCTTGCGTGTAGTAGGCGGCACCACTCTGGTAGCTGGAACCGATGGCGGATGCCAGTTGGCAGGACTCCCAGTCGCCGCCCCATGGTGCTCCGGGACGATTGCCTGTGCCCGCTGCTTCAGCGACGCCGTTGACGGTGAGGGTGCCGGTGGTGGCGTTGCAGCTCTCACCGGCGGGGAGAACGGAGTTGGCCGAGGCGAAGGTGTCGGCAGGGTCGGAGGCTCGTGCAGTACCAGGGAAGTTTCGCTGCTGCTGGTCGTACGAGTAGAACCAGAAGAGCTTGTTGCGGATGAGCGGGCCGCCTATGCCGAATCCCCACTGCTTGCGCCAGTCGGTGGGGTTATACGGAGCGGTGACATAGGTGCCCGAGGAGTTAGGCACCGTCAACGTGGTGTATGGATTGACTGCTCCCCCCAGATTATTGTCGCGATCATAGAAGAAGAGTTCGCCGTGATACTGGTTGCCGCCGCTCTTGGTGACGGTGTTGATGACGCCTCCGGCTGCGCGTCCGTACTCGGCGGAGTAGTTCGAGGTGTTGACCTGAAACTCCTGCACGGCAGATTGGGAGATGGAGTAGGCGGCGCGAGTGCGACCGCGAGCCTCGGAGAAGTAGGCCTGATTGTCGTCGGCTCCATCCAGGGTGCTGTTGTTGAGCAGGTAGCTGATGCCGCGAAAGCTCAGAAGACCGAAGCCGTCGCTGTTGGAGACGACACCGGGCGTCAGCAGGGCGAAGCTCGACCAACGGCGGCCGTTGATCGGCAGATTGTCGATCTCGGTCTGGTCGACGACAGTGGAGATGGCGGGCGAGTCCGTGTGCATCGTCGGAGATTCGTCGGTGACATCGACGGTCTCCGTGACCTTGCCGACACTTAGCTTAGGGGAGACGTTGGTGGCATCGCCTACCGAGACGGGAACTTGTGCCTCGCGGTAGGTCTGAAAGCCGGTGAAGGTTACGACGAGGGTGTAGGTGCCGGGTTCGAGTTCGGTGATGCTGTAGTCGCCAGCTTTACTGGTAGTGGCGGAACGAACTGCTTTTGTAGCAGAGTTGGTGACCGTCACCATGACGTCGGACAAGATAGCGCCGTTCTGATCGGAGATCGTGCCGCCAATAGCGCCGGTCGAGGCCGATTGCGCAAAGGCGGTCGAGCGAGGGGCCACAAACAATCCAATGAGGAATACCGCCGTGAAGAACAAAATAAACTTACGCTGCATCAATGAATCTCCCAATGTCTGCTTCAGGCCGGGTGCGACCCGGCTTCGTAGTGATAAATGGATTGCGTAGTAAGGAGAGCCGCTACGGCTGAGGGGTGACAGCCAACGTCATGGAGACGGTCTGAACGATATTGGTTCCCGTCGAAACAACGTTGGGTGTTCCGGTCGCTGTGATTGTCAGAGTGCTCGTTCCTGTAGCGGTAGTTGGTCCGGTCTTCGTGCCGCTGCTGCATCCATTCAGAAAAGCCGAACCGCCCATCAGGATGGCCAACAGCAAGAGCGTCTTGGGGAGCTTCCCATTGACACGGCCGCGCAGGACCAGCAGAAGCAGGGCTGCTCCAGGAAGACAGGCAAAGACGATCTGCCCTCCACGAGAACCGGGAAGAGCAAGGGGGCGAACCGCAGAACTGCCCGGTCCGGCCGTAATAATGGACAGAGCCACCGTCGCTCCGCCTGCTCCAACTGATACTGATGAAGGACTGAACTGGCAAGAAGCATTCGCTGGAAGCCCCGAGCAGGCAAACGAGACCATGCCTGCATAACTGCCCGTGGAGTTCAAAGTGATGCCATTCGCTGCAATCTGGCCTTGGGCCACCGTGATCATCGGTTGCACCGGCGTGATCGTGAACGTAGGGATAACTGAGGTGACAGAGTTCGCTGCCGAAGTGGAACCGAAGAAGAACTGGCTCCCGCTGTAGCTCGCCGTCACCGAGGCCGCTCCTACGGGGAAGGTGTATTGAATGGACGCCTGTCCCTTGGCAACGGCCTGCGGAGTTCCGATCTGCGTTCCGTTGTTGTAGAAGGTGACGGTGCCGGTGATCGGAGCTGACGTCGTGGTGGTGCTCACTGTAGCCGTGATGGTTACTGGGGATACGGGATTTGTGCTGTTTGTGGAGAGATTGAGTGAGGTGTTGCTAGCGACTTGTTCCAGTTCCAGATAGCCGGTGAGGGGAATATCCGCAGTCAGGCCCTTAGCGCTGGCAATATGCAGGGTGCTCGAGAAGGGACCGGACGCAGTCTGCGTCGGGGTCGCCGTAATCGGCAGCGAACAATCTGTCGTGTTGTCAGTGTTGGTCGTGCAGCTGGATTCGCCAAGGGAGAAGTTGTTGGGATTAGCGGTCAGCGTATACGGTATACCGGCCGGGCCGTCGTTCACGCCGAAGTGAATGCTAACCGTCTGCGTTGGGTTTGTGCCCAGGATCGTGCCGAAATTCGCGTTGGTTGCAATCTTGTGGACTAAACCTGCGACAGAATCTGCGATAAACAGCGTACCCGCAGCGTCGGAGTAGAGCCCAGCGACACCAACAGAGGCGAAAGTGCCACCGCTTCCAATCGTACCCGTTGAAAACTTTGTCTCGTTTGCCGGACAGCCATCGCCGTAAGCACCGGCGCAAGGTTTGCCCGCACCAGCAAAGACATAGATCCCCTGATTCGCTGCATCGATACGCCAGATCCAGCCCTTGAGGGAGTCGGAGGTGTAGATGTTGCCGTTGGTGTCGATCGCTAGACCGAAGTTGCTCCCGATGGGAACCGTATTCGCCGTACCACGCTGATTCGTGACTGTTGTCGAAGCCTGCGTCCCAGCCCAGGTGGAGATGATTCCCCCTGATGAGATCTGCGCGACAGCTGCGCTGAACTCGTTGGCGAAGTAAACATCGCCCAGTCCGTCGGTGACCAGCGCATACGGAGAATGCATCTGTGAGGTGCTGGCTGGATTCCCGGGTGTCCATGCACCAGAAGCGCATCCAGCGCTACTTGTAGTGCCATTTGGGCAGTAAGCGCCATCTCCCGCGTTCTGAAAACCTGCGATCTTTGCAATCGTTCCTGTCGGGATCGAGATATCGGCGATCGTGACTGTAGCCGAAGTAAGATTCACCGCCAGAATGGCATTTCTGAACTCATCGGCAACATAGAGGACGCCTTGTTTGTCGAAAGTGATGCCATAGGGGCTATCGAGCGAGCCTCCGGTAGCAGCACTAATAGTCGATGAAGCAGTGTTTGCCGCATAGCCGAAAGCAGCCTTCGTGCCGGCAATGTTGCCTGCGACATTGCTGATAACACCCGGGCCGGTAATCAGGCCCGAGCTATCAGCTGCAATCATGCGGACCGTTGAATTACTTGTATCGCCGAAGTAGAGATTGCCGGTAAGGGGCGAAAACGCGAGCCCCTGGGGAGCGCCCAGCTTTACGGAGGTCGACAAGCAGCCGTCTCCTTGCCAGTCGGTCGAGGTATTCGTGTCGCTGCCGCCGCAGGCTGCGGACTTGGCGGGGTTTGCCGTCACACCGCCGGCGATCGCAGTAATCACGCCGGTAACAGCATCGACCCGCCGGATAATGGCGTTTTTGGAATCGGAGATGAAGACGTTGCCCTGCGAATCTTCGGTAACGTAGCGGGGGTCATTTAATTGCACCTCCGTTGCCAGGCAGCCATCGCCGAATTTGTCCAACGCCATTTTGCCGCTGGGGCAGATCTGGTTTGGGGTGAAGGTTGCAGTTGTACCGCCGCCTGCGACCAGCGTCGTGGCATAGGGAAGAAGTTGGGGATTCGCAGTTTGCCCCTGCATATGTGGGGCCATAACTACGAGAAGAGGAAGGAGTACACCAAGGCCCAGACGACGAGTAAAACGAACCGCAAACATACCTGCTCCGAAGGGAAATAAAAATACTGGAGGCTCGCAAGCCTTCAGGTCTAATCAGTCGCTTGAATGGATGATGAGCGCAGATCGGTGTAGATCGATCTGGAGAACATTGAACCTATCAGCGCGCGTGAGAGCCTTGATAGCAGTCGGATATTACAAAGACATAAATCTAATATCTGACATAAAAGATTCGTTATCAGCATTGTGTTTTCTCCGGTGGCGAACGAGAATCAGCATGGTGGCTGGCGCGACGGAATTCGTTTCGATGCACCCGAGGTCCTTCACTCCCGGACGCTGCCAGGATTGTCTTAGTCGAATAAAAAACAAGAAGTGAGAACACATCATCAAATGGCGCAAACAAGGCGGGACTTTCTTAAGATTGCAGCGATGTTGTCTGGCGCGGCCGGGATGTCAGGGGTTATTCCAGAATCGATTCAACGGGCCCTCGCAATCGAACCGGACAAGGGATCGACGTATCTCGACGCAGAGCACATCGTCATCCTGATGCAGGAGAATCGATCTTTCGATCACTCGCTAGGAACACTGCAGGGTGTGCGCGGATTCAACGACCCTCGTGCGATTCGTCTCCCCAACGGCAATTCCGTCTTTGTCCAAACTGACGCTGCAGGAGACTCCTACGCTCCGTGGAGAATGGATATTCGCGATACACGGATTACATGGATGGGATCCGTACCGCACTCCCGCCACAGCCAGGTGGATGCGTGGAATGAGGGCCGTCATGATGGCTGGTTGGAAGCAAAACGTTCGTACTCGCGCGAGTACACCCATCTTCCGCTGACGATGGGGCATTACACCCGCGAAGATCTGCCGTTCTACTATGCGCTGGCCGATGCCTTTACCGTCTGCGACCAGAATTACTGCTCGGTGATGACCAGCACGACCCCGAACCGTTGTGTCTTTTGGACAGGGACCGTGCGCGACGCACAACGAGTAGATTCCAGGGTCTACATGCGGAACGACGAGATAATCGGTGGGGGGATGACCTGGAAGACCTACCCGGAGCGCCTCCACGAGGCGGGAATCAGTTGGAAGTTCTACCAGAACGAATTGACGAACTCGGGCGGTCTCAACAATGAAGCGCAGGCCTGGCTAACGAACTTCGGTTGCAATCTGCTGGAGTTTTTCGCTGCTTACAACATTGAGGCATATCCGGGTGCTGCTTTGGCTATCCAGGAAAAGATTGAATACCTGACACAGCAGATCGCGAAGATTGAACACAGTCTCGAAGGGGCCAAGGATGCGCACGCCAAAACACAGCTGCAAACGAGACTGGACAACGACAGGAATCGTATCGAGAAGCTGAAGGCGACACTCACGAATTGCGGAGAGTCACGTTTCAAGGAACTCACGGATCAGCAACAGGCGTTGCATACTGCGGCCTTTGTCACCAATATTGGCGATCCGCACTACCGCTCGCTCGACGAGCTCACCTTCGAGGACGACAAGCAGCAGGAGATGAAGGTGCCGAAGGGCGATATCCTGCATCAGTTTCGTCAGGACGTTGACGGAGGCAAGCTCCCGACGGTTTCGTGGCTGAGCGCACCGGAGAAGTTCTCTGATCACCCCACTTCTCCATGGTATGGAGCCTGGTATGTTTCCGAGGTGATGAACATCCTGACCAAGAACCCCGAAGTCTGGAAGAAGACAATCTTTATCCTGACCTACGACGAGAATGACGGCTACTTTGATCATGCGCCTTCCTATGTTGCTGCAGACCCCAAGAGACCGCATACCGGTCGCGCTTCTGAGGGTATCGATGCAGGCATCGAATACACCTACGCCAAGGATGAGATCGTGCAGGGGGTAACGGAGAATGAGGCGCGATCGGGTCCGATCGGGATGGGATTTCGTGTGCCGATGGTGGTCGCCTCGCCGTGGAGCCGCGGCGGCTGGGTGAACTCCCAGCTCTTCGACCACACCTCGACTCTCATGTTTCTTGAAGACTTCATGGAGAAGAAACATGGCAAACAGGTGGTGGAAGAGAACATCAGCAGCTGGAGACGATCTGTCTCTGGCGATCTGACCTCGTGCTTCCGTCCTCATGATCCAAAGGAGACGAAGCTCTCGTTCCTGGATCGTGATCACTTTGTCGTCGGCATCCAGAAAGCCCGCTATAAAGAGATCCCGTCCGGCTTCAAGAAGCTGAACCCGGAGCAGATCGAGCAGATCAATCGAAATCCGGTGGGCGCCCAGTTCACCTCTCATCAAGAGAAGGGGATTCGTCCGTCATCACCGCTCCCTTATGAACTCTATGCAGACGGCGGCGTAAGTCCCGACGGAACAAAGTTCCAATTGCGCCTGAAAGCGGGTAACGATGTCCACGGCAGGCGATCGGCGGGATCACCCTTCAATGTCTACCTCCGCAACACGCAGCAAACCACGGCGACGGGAAACGGATTGATGGTCGCGACCTATGCCGTGAAGGCAGGAGACACAATCTCCGAGGACATCCCTCTGGAAATTTTTGCAGACGGTCGCTACTCCATTAATATCCACGGACCAAATGGTTTCTACCGTTCCTTCAATGGTGATTCTCAGTCGGCAAATGTGCAGACACAAATTCTCTACGAGCGGCAAGGGGCGTCGCTTACCGGCAACGTGAAAGTACATCTGCACAATTCAGGCGCCAAGCCTGTTAAAGTCACCGTTCAAGACAACTCATATGGAACCGGCTCCGTAGTGAAGACTCTCGCAACGATGAGTTCCACTTCCGTCGCGCTCACTTTGAAGCACAGCTATGGATGGTACGACTTCACCGTGAAGGCCGAGGGCTCCAGGACCGAAGGCCGCTTTGCGGGCCGTGTGGAGACAGGCCGCTCGAGTTTCAGTGATCCATTGATGGGCGGAATTCTGTCAGGCGAGAAGGCATAGTCCCGTACTCATGTGTCGAAAGCGAGTGGGGTGAGCCCATGGCAGTGAGAGGTCAGAATTGCATACCGAAGCCACGTGGAAACAGAGGTTGCGTTGAGTCGTCCGGGACACCACTCTTCTCAGAATCAAGGGCCATTCCAAGGTCGTGACGAAAATGCACGGGGTAGTCTCGCATCAACCCTCGGAGTCTTATTTGTGGCGAAGGAGAAGGGGTAACAGATCAAGCCAAATGGCTGATGGTGCCGCGCGCATAAACTGGGGTGCCGGCGGTCAATGATCGCATCGGAATCGAACCAAATCCCTGAATCGCGGGGCTCTGGAAGAGTTGCCGACCAATCATCGAGAACACACCAAGCTTTCGTGCTCAGGGCTCAATGAGTGCATTGGCCTGAAAGCGTCAATCGAGATCAACTACAGAATTGTCGCTCGCTCACAATCAGAAGCCAGAGCATCGATACACAGCTAAAAAGATATTTCATAAGTTTCACGCTTGACTCGTTTTGCGCGCCCGCTTATATTCCTTCCATGTTTGATCGCGTCCAACTGCTTCGATCCCTCCCAAGTCTCCGCACTTGTTGATGCATATCAATATCCTCGACACAGCTCTGTAGTGATAGCCAACATCTGCTCATGTTGTCTTACTGTTACTGGCAAATTGTTCTTTGCCTTGTAACCGTATGGCGGCTTCTTGCTGAGTGTCTAAGAACGGCTTTACAGGGCCCTCGTTCAAAACTTTGTTGAAACGCAATCGATTCTGATCGGTTGCTCTCCTCTGCCTTCAGGGAAGAGCGAAAACACGCTCCGTGGGTCTCTCTACATTTCTCCGGGAGATCACTTGCCTGTCCATTTCACGCCGTATCCACGCTGACATCCGTGTCGGCACTCGCAATAAGGGGAAATCATGACATTGCGCAAAATGGTCACTTCGACATCCTGGGCAGCACTCGCGCTGCTTTCGCTTTCACCGCTTGCCTCTCACCCCGCCTTCGCTCTCCAGGAACACAACGTCGCTAAGGTAGTAAGCCTTGCCAACGATCTGGGCCCCGTAGACCCGAACCAGATCCAGACACTTACGATTGTGCTGAAGACGCACAACGAATCCGAGTTTGATAAGGCGATCGAGGACCTCTACGATCCAGAGTCCTCCAGTTATCATCAATGGTTTTCCGCGAATGACTTTGCAAAGTACGCACCCACCTCGGCCGAACTTGAGACCGTCAAGAAGGAGCTGGTCAGTCAGGGATTCTCCGTGGTCTCCACCGATCCACAAAACTTCTCACTCCGTGTGACTGGAACCACCGCTAAAGTTGAAGCTGCTTTCCAAACCCAACTCCACACCTTCCGCTACAACGGCAAGACCTTTCAAGCGCACACTCGAGATGCGCAGCTAACGGGTGCGGCAGGACAACTGGTCGATTCGGTGGCCGGACTCGATCGTCATCAGGTCCATAACCTGCTCAGCATCGCGCAGAATCCCCGTAGCGGGAAGCCTCTCTTCAAGAAGACGGTCACCACTGCCGACGCAGGTTCAACCCTCCTCAGTGGAATCAATGGCACTCCGCTCTCTGCTCCGGCCCTCTATACGTTCACAACTCCGGGAGCTTCTTTGCCGCTCAGCGTTTTTTATGGCAACGTGTACAGCAAAAATCCCGCCGTCACCATCTCCTACTCGCCTGCGCAGCTGCAGTCCCACTACGGCCTCACCTCGCTGATTAAGGAGGGGTACGACGGCACCGGCCAGACCATCGCTCTGGTCGAAGCCTACGGTTACGCCGCCGCCGAGACCGATGCAAACGTAGCTGCAAAAGCTTTCGGTCTGCCCGCTCTCACATCGAGCAACTTCTCTGTCATCTACCCCGAGGGTAAACCGCTCAACCCGGCGGCTGCCGACCTCACCGGCTGGACTACCGAGATCGCGCTCGACATCCAGTCCGCTCACGCCATCGCCCCAGGAGCCAAGATCCTGGTCGTAGCCTCATCCGGTCAGGACAATGAGGACCAGATTGCATCACTCCAATACATCATCACCCACAAACTCGCTAACACCGTCTCCAATAGCTGGGAGAACGACGACGAGATCATCGCAGGCTCCGCAGAGGAGAACGCCTTCAACTCTGTCCTGAAGGTCGGTGCTGCTTCTGGTATCTCCTTCCAGTTCTCCACTGGCGATAGTGGAGACCTCGGACTTGGTACTCCTGTTGGCGCGGTTGGTGTTCCCTCAAACTCACCTTATGCCACGGCCGTAGGTGGAACCAGCATTCTCAACAACACTGCTGGAACCGGCCAGGTCGTCACCGGTTGGGGCAATGACATCACCTATCTCAACCTCTTCGGCCCCGTCGATCCCCCCACCGAACTTGGCTCCTTTTACGCCGGAGCAGGCGGCGGCGAGAGTCTCTACTACGCCAAA
Coding sequences within:
- a CDS encoding phosphocholine-specific phospholipase C yields the protein MAQTRRDFLKIAAMLSGAAGMSGVIPESIQRALAIEPDKGSTYLDAEHIVILMQENRSFDHSLGTLQGVRGFNDPRAIRLPNGNSVFVQTDAAGDSYAPWRMDIRDTRITWMGSVPHSRHSQVDAWNEGRHDGWLEAKRSYSREYTHLPLTMGHYTREDLPFYYALADAFTVCDQNYCSVMTSTTPNRCVFWTGTVRDAQRVDSRVYMRNDEIIGGGMTWKTYPERLHEAGISWKFYQNELTNSGGLNNEAQAWLTNFGCNLLEFFAAYNIEAYPGAALAIQEKIEYLTQQIAKIEHSLEGAKDAHAKTQLQTRLDNDRNRIEKLKATLTNCGESRFKELTDQQQALHTAAFVTNIGDPHYRSLDELTFEDDKQQEMKVPKGDILHQFRQDVDGGKLPTVSWLSAPEKFSDHPTSPWYGAWYVSEVMNILTKNPEVWKKTIFILTYDENDGYFDHAPSYVAADPKRPHTGRASEGIDAGIEYTYAKDEIVQGVTENEARSGPIGMGFRVPMVVASPWSRGGWVNSQLFDHTSTLMFLEDFMEKKHGKQVVEENISSWRRSVSGDLTSCFRPHDPKETKLSFLDRDHFVVGIQKARYKEIPSGFKKLNPEQIEQINRNPVGAQFTSHQEKGIRPSSPLPYELYADGGVSPDGTKFQLRLKAGNDVHGRRSAGSPFNVYLRNTQQTTATGNGLMVATYAVKAGDTISEDIPLEIFADGRYSINIHGPNGFYRSFNGDSQSANVQTQILYERQGASLTGNVKVHLHNSGAKPVKVTVQDNSYGTGSVVKTLATMSSTSVALTLKHSYGWYDFTVKAEGSRTEGRFAGRVETGRSSFSDPLMGGILSGEKA
- a CDS encoding S53 family peptidase, with translation MTLRKMVTSTSWAALALLSLSPLASHPAFALQEHNVAKVVSLANDLGPVDPNQIQTLTIVLKTHNESEFDKAIEDLYDPESSSYHQWFSANDFAKYAPTSAELETVKKELVSQGFSVVSTDPQNFSLRVTGTTAKVEAAFQTQLHTFRYNGKTFQAHTRDAQLTGAAGQLVDSVAGLDRHQVHNLLSIAQNPRSGKPLFKKTVTTADAGSTLLSGINGTPLSAPALYTFTTPGASLPLSVFYGNVYSKNPAVTISYSPAQLQSHYGLTSLIKEGYDGTGQTIALVEAYGYAAAETDANVAAKAFGLPALTSSNFSVIYPEGKPLNPAAADLTGWTTEIALDIQSAHAIAPGAKILVVASSGQDNEDQIASLQYIITHKLANTVSNSWENDDEIIAGSAEENAFNSVLKVGAASGISFQFSTGDSGDLGLGTPVGAVGVPSNSPYATAVGGTSILNNTAGTGQVVTGWGNDITYLNLFGPVDPPTELGSFYAGAGGGESLYYAKPSWQKALPGTGRQLPDVSALADPFTGFALIVTSEGVQSALAGIGGTSLASPIFTAIWAIADQYNGKPLGQASPAVARLKSGQITDVLPTSPLDVSDVSGTVYDSNGPTFYSQDGLFAGLLYSQTKFVSAIWPIVPGEEDIAITFGTDSSLTVTPGWDNVTGYGEPNGLPFIQGVTGKTKGAALTK
- a CDS encoding Ig-like domain repeat protein, coding for MFAVRFTRRLGLGVLLPLLVVMAPHMQGQTANPQLLPYATTLVAGGGTTATFTPNQICPSGKMALDKFGDGCLATEVQLNDPRYVTEDSQGNVFISDSKNAIIRRVDAVTGVITAIAGGVTANPAKSAACGGSDTNTSTDWQGDGCLSTSVKLGAPQGLAFSPLTGNLYFGDTSNSTVRMIAADSSGLITGPGVISNVAGNIAGTKAAFGYAANTASSTISAATGGSLDSPYGITFDKQGVLYVADEFRNAILAVNLTSATVTIADISIPTGTIAKIAGFQNAGDGAYCPNGTTSSAGCASGAWTPGNPASTSQMHSPYALVTDGLGDVYFANEFSAAVAQISSGGIISTWAGTQASTTVTNQRGTANTVPIGSNFGLAIDTNGNIYTSDSLKGWIWRIDAANQGIYVFAGAGKPCAGAYGDGCPANETKFSTGTIGSGGTFASVGVAGLYSDAAGTLFIADSVAGLVHKIATNANFGTILGTNPTQTVSIHFGVNDGPAGIPYTLTANPNNFSLGESSCTTNTDNTTDCSLPITATPTQTASGPFSSTLHIASAKGLTADIPLTGYLELEQVASNTSLNLSTNSTNPVSPVTITATVSTTTTSAPITGTVTFYNNGTQIGTPQAVAKGQASIQYTFPVGAASVTASYSGSQFFFGSTSAANSVTSVIPTFTITPVQPMITVAQGQIAANGITLNSTGSYAGMVSFACSGLPANASCQFSPSSVSVGAGGATVALSIITAGPGSSAVRPLALPGSRGGQIVFACLPGAALLLLVLRGRVNGKLPKTLLLLAILMGGSAFLNGCSSGTKTGPTTATGTSTLTITATGTPNVVSTGTNIVQTVSMTLAVTPQP
- a CDS encoding TonB-dependent receptor encodes the protein MQRKFILFFTAVFLIGLFVAPRSTAFAQSASTGAIGGTISDQNGAILSDVMVTVTNSATKAVRSATTSKAGDYSITELEPGTYTLVVTFTGFQTYREAQVPVSVGDATNVSPKLSVGKVTETVDVTDESPTMHTDSPAISTVVDQTEIDNLPINGRRWSSFALLTPGVVSNSDGFGLLSFRGISYLLNNSTLDGADDNQAYFSEARGRTRAAYSISQSAVQEFQVNTSNYSAEYGRAAGGVINTVTKSGGNQYHGELFFYDRDNNLGGAVNPYTTLTVPNSSGTYVTAPYNPTDWRKQWGFGIGGPLIRNKLFWFYSYDQQQRNFPGTARASDPADTFASANSVLPAGESCNATTGTLTVNGVAEAAGTGNRPGAPWGGDWESCQLASAIGSSYQSGAAYYTQGLGIMNTFLGTVPRTGDQVINFPKLDWQITERNHLAVEYSRFRWDSPAGMETQASNFDGRASFGNDFVKEDVGIARLTTILNDHLVNNFVFQYGRDLETETSQTPLPNELPLTNNQFQRPPNVEIGFEYDSEGFNIGKPDDLERHALPDERRLQGMESVSWSHGKHLTKFGLDYNHVSDYISNLFNENGTYEEDYSWEFIGDYLHSVLGLGGANYAASNGGGSYFGFAQGFGNTASLIATDEYAGFLTDDWRITPQLTLTLGVRYEYQYIPPSPTPNPNLPQTFGHPDDRNNVGPRVGFSYNVYGTGKTILRGGYGMYYGLVPNANILQTYLESGGPNAQINYSGLYTAPGHCGPAFPTIFTSASQLASCVGASTVAYLSPHLQNPQVHEADMAIEQDLGHNVTFALTYMGSFGRELDSSNDTNVNLTGNETISYTVNNSTTQTTAPGAYVTLPHGGKNPPLPNGFVYTTTLFTGANRPNPNFGDILEIASNVNSKYNALAVQLNRRYSHGLSILSNFTWAHAQDFNPYIGTGVPTFNVFDPTDLRREYGNSSLDVRHRFVFAGIYQPQVHINGWEKYLVDGWRIAPVLQIQNGLPYSPKVTGGTSAGEFKTINGVGSSADRIDVLGRNQFTMPKTANVDLRVGKNFYLPDTRIGSYRLEIFAEAFNLLNHQNITSVSNGAYSIPSGNATLQNTLNFLPSYGTYLNSNSNNIYSQRQMQLSARLHF